A region of Deltaproteobacteria bacterium DNA encodes the following proteins:
- a CDS encoding BtrH N-terminal domain-containing protein encodes MPRDFDHRHSGHCETGTVSALFRDCGMDISEALLFGIGGGLFFVHLPFLKMGDIPLTAYRDAPGTIIKNVCKRLKIPMKYRKFRSEKEGMDVMDEMLSSGNAVGLRTSVYYLPYFPPDMRFQFNAHHLVVFDREDDDYFISDPVFDHIVTCSYDDLRRSRFAKGTFAPKGYMFYPSSLPQNPDLSGAIRKSIAYMSKRMLYAPIPFIGIRGIRYLSKRVRKWPALFGSEKALVNVGTVVRMQEEIGTGGAGFRYMYTAFLQEAAEITRNKALSEASQMMAETGDKWREFAVIGARMCKTNDHSQESYNALSDKIMEVSKREEEIYRFLKKNI; translated from the coding sequence GAAACGGGAACAGTGAGCGCTCTCTTCAGGGACTGCGGTATGGACATTTCCGAAGCGCTTCTCTTCGGTATCGGCGGAGGCCTTTTTTTCGTACACCTCCCCTTTCTGAAAATGGGTGACATACCACTTACAGCCTACAGGGATGCTCCGGGAACAATAATTAAAAACGTTTGCAAACGTCTCAAAATCCCCATGAAGTATCGCAAGTTCAGAAGCGAAAAGGAAGGCATGGACGTGATGGATGAAATGCTATCATCGGGCAACGCCGTGGGACTAAGAACAAGTGTCTACTATCTCCCCTACTTTCCCCCCGACATGCGTTTCCAGTTCAATGCCCATCACCTTGTCGTTTTCGACAGGGAGGACGATGACTACTTCATTAGTGATCCCGTCTTCGACCATATCGTCACCTGTTCTTATGATGACCTGAGAAGGTCGCGCTTTGCCAAGGGGACCTTTGCCCCCAAAGGATACATGTTCTACCCCTCTTCACTCCCCCAAAATCCCGACTTGAGCGGCGCTATCAGGAAGAGCATTGCCTATATGTCGAAAAGGATGCTTTATGCGCCCATTCCCTTCATCGGTATCAGGGGAATCCGCTACCTTTCCAAAAGAGTCCGCAAATGGCCTGCCCTGTTCGGCTCCGAAAAGGCGCTTGTCAATGTGGGAACAGTGGTAAGAATGCAGGAAGAAATCGGTACGGGAGGCGCCGGATTCCGGTATATGTACACGGCATTTTTGCAGGAGGCTGCTGAGATTACCCGTAACAAGGCCCTCTCGGAGGCTTCGCAAATGATGGCCGAGACAGGAGACAAATGGCGTGAATTTGCCGTCATAGGAGCCCGCATGTGCAAAACCAACGACCATTCGCAGGAATCTTACAATGCCCTTTCCGACAAAATCATGGAAGTTTCAAAGCGGGAAGAAGAGATTTACAGGTTTCTCAAAAAAAATATCTAG